AGGAAGCATCCACTGCAGCAGAGATGGGCCCAATAGTTGCTACAGCTTCCATTAGAATATCTTCGCTTTCTGGGAGGGACACAAATCCTGTGATTTCAGCCTTAGAATTCTTTGGATTGTacctgcatggtccttcctttaaaagaaaaagtggtaaGGGAGTCAATTACTTCTGCCAACCTGCAGCAAAGCAGAAGTCACAACCACAGCACTCTGCAATTTGCAACGCAGCAGGACATGCTACATTCTTGGCTGTTATTAGTCGTCTCAGAAAGTGAAAGTGTACTAGGAAATCTGGAACACAAAATTAATCCTCTTACCTTCAATTATGACAAATTGGTCTTCCTATCCACAAGGACTTTTATTTAAGACTATCTttaaatagtttatttatttgtattttatgagcATTAGTTTGTTCTTTGGCTGCTTATATATCTGTGCACATATATTGAATGCCCTGAATATGAAATTATAGATATCTGTGacctgccatgtgagtgctgagagttgaacctgggtcctctagaaaaggAGCCTATGTTCTTAATATCCAAACAATATCTCCAGGCCcataaaaaattttaatgatGGAGAAGTTTGTATTATATGTACAATAGTATTATTCCTATTTACAGAACCAAAGAGAGCTGCATGGAAATCATCACACTTGAAAGATGTGCAAAAGATGATACTTTAATGACAGCATTGATAGTGCACAGGGAGATTCTGCTAACTAATCTGAACTCTGAAGGTAGATAAATGTCCCTACAATTGTCTAATACTCCAAGATGAGTTGCAAGGACAACATAGGATGTCAACTTACTTTTCCTTCATATGGATAggttgcctcagcctccagacctCCATTATTCAAAACATATTCATAGGCAATGTATGGATCACCCCATTGGCAGCCATCATTTCCTTGAGTTTTAGTACAGTCCACTAGGTTCTGAACACTCAGAGGGGTGAGTTTGCCAGTTTTTTTGAACATCTGTCCTTCTATGGCACCATTCACAGCAAAAGCCCAACAGGAATTACAAAATTtctaagcagaaaataaaatatggtcATCCACAAAGAAACACTAACTACACTTACAACAAAGGCAACATACAACTTATGAAAATTATATACTACCAGTTGATAGATGCTTAGGAAGGGATGATAACTCTCCTAAGGACATAACTTTCAGTTCATTGTTCTTGCCTCTATTTGTTTTGTGTGGAcctatttgttttatgtgttattAATGACAGTAAAGTAGAACATCAGTTCTATAGAGAGAACAGGGCAGAGGTTGTTAATTAGAAAGTGTGTATGGTGatcaatacatattttaaaattataaaaatcattcaatgaagaaaatattatttaaaaaatgaaatgtatcagaagatggaaagatctcccatgctcatggatcagtagaattaacatagtgaaaattgtcatcttaccaaaagcagtgtatagattcaatgcaattcacatCAAAACTACAACATAATTCTTtccagaccttgaaagagcaactctcaacttaatatgaaaaacaaaaatttcaggataaccaaaacaatcctgaacaataaaagaacttctgggggaatcaccattcctgacctcaagttgtactacagagaaatagtgataaaaactgcatcgtATTGATATAAAAAAAGACAGATTAACTCATGAAATAAGAATCAAAAATGCAtgaataaacccacacacctatggacactcgatttttgaaaaagaatccaaaaccatacaatggaagagggagagcatCTTCAACCAATAGTGCTTGTCTAACTGGAAGAGTTAAAATAGatgcatatttatcaccctgcacacaatttaagtccaagtggatcaaggacctcaacataaaaagacatacactatgTCTAATAGGAGCGGAAGTGGAAAATggtcttgaatgcattggtacaggagacaacttcctgaacagaaatcctatggctcaggctttaagatcaacaTTTGATAAACAGGGCCTCATTAAAggtttctgtaagacaaagggcactgtcagtaggacaaaatatATGCCAACAGATTTCAAAGTGCTCTTCACTAAtgctacatctgacagaggactagtatctaaaatatataaagaactcaagaatgtaggGTCCACTAAACCAAATAACCTAGGTTAAAtgtgggatacagagctaaacagagaattctcagcagagtAGTCTTGAATGACCAAgtagcacataaagaaatgtttagcATACCTATTtgtcatggaaatgcaaatcaaaacaagcttgAAATTACATATTATagctatcagaatggctaagatcaaaacctcaagtgacagcccatgctggtgaggatatggggcaaggggaacactcctacattgctggtaggattgcaaacttttacaaacactctggaaatcaatttgacagttactcagaaaattggaaatagttctacctgaagatccagctatactgcttctgggcatatacccaaaaggtgctccaccatgccacaaggaCATGGGCTCTAATAttttcatagcagcattatttgtaatagccagaaactggaaataatcaagaagtccctcaaccaaagaaagtatacagaaaatgtggttcatttacacaaggaataccattcagctattaaaaacatggaaatcatgaattttttaggtcaatggatagaactagaaaatatcatccttaatgGAGTAACTAAATACCCAAAAGGACgtgcatgatatatactcactgatcaGAGTATATTAGCCATAATatatggaatacccatgatacacccccacagacacaaagaagttaaacaagaaggaaggcccaagtgaggatgtttgaatctcatttaaaaggagaaaaatagtcATGTgggacaaagggaaggagggacctatggagaaagggggaaggtaGGGGAATAGGgggtaggatcaggtatggggagagacaggagagaggcacAAAAAACCAGGAGAAATGGAAATATGCAAATACTAGGGAATGAGGATATGGGTAGTGTCTAGGaattcccagagacctgggatgatgagaggctcccaggagtcaatgcaggtgTCCTGAAGTGCCTAACAGTGGAGACATGGAACCTAAAGAGGCTATCTCCTATAGCTAGGCAGAACTAAAAGTAAAGGGATAAAGACACCAACTGactcacaaaacttttgacccaataTTTgttctatctaaaaaaaaaaaaaaatacagacacaaagatggaagagagtctgaaggaacagccaaccaataatCTGCCAATTCAAACACATCCCTTGGCTAAGCACAATTCCCTGatgctattaatgatactctgctatgcttaccgataggaacctagcataactgtcctctgagagactctacccaacagctgactgaaaAAGATGATGATAACCACATCCAAACACTGGAAAGAGGGCAGGGACCCTTATAGAAGAGTTAGGGGGAAGGATTAGAGGCCCTGAAGGGGACAGGAACCCCACATTGCGACCAACTGTGTCAACTAACGTGGaactctgggagctctcagagactgagccacaaaCCATAGAGCATACAGAGACTGAAAAGAggtccccagcacatatgtagcagaaggctgctttgtctggcctcaatgggagaagatgcaACTAAACTTGCAGTAACTTGATGGGTCCCTGCATGGGTCAAGCGACACCTAGGGGGGCCCACCCTCTCAGAAGCTAAAGGAAAGGGGGAATAGGGGAAAGGTACTCTATGAGGGGAAACTGGGGTAGGGGCAGCATTGGGGATgtaaattaattcattaaaaaacGAACTGCACATCTCTCCATACTCATTGTTCACACAGAAACCCCAACTCTTTCTACTCAACATGGTTTAAGAACATGGACTTCTGACACTGTTATACCTGTCTCCGTACTCGAGTCACATAGCCTTTCTTTCTCCAGTCCACAAATTTGGGTAGAACATCACCAACTGCGCGCTTCCtgatgatttttctcttcttgtgaCTCCAGATTGGAAAATTGTTCATCATTTTTCTGAGTTCTTCAGGAGTCTTCAAGGAAAATCCACAAAGAATTATAAAACAAGAGATCCCACTCAAGAAGAACACATTGCGAAGAGTTCCATGCTACACTCACCAGGTCAccaaattcattcattttcaaGGTGAAGTTATTCTTCCCCAGGCTATTCTCCCAGTTGTGCAGTTTGATCATTCTCATGTTTTCTTCCCATATTGCTCTCCTCAgtccttcttcctcctagaaatgAAGGTATAAGGTTTACTATCTATTTCTGATTAATTCCTGCAGGTAGTCTTGCAGGTGCAGGTGAATAAAGATTAAAGGAAAGGTTTCAGGACACTGTCACCATTCTTTGCATACTGAGGAAAGGGGAATCTGGACACCATTTGCTCACAATGACTGCAATTAGATAATTCCTGTGTGTGGGATAGA
Above is a window of Mus musculus strain C57BL/6J chromosome 13, GRCm38.p6 C57BL/6J DNA encoding:
- the Cts6 gene encoding cathepsin 6 precursor, with translation MSPTLFLAILCLGVGSGALALDPNLNAEWHDWKKQYEKSYTMEEEGLRRAIWEENMRMIKLHNWENSLGKNNFTLKMNEFGDLTPEELRKMMNNFPIWSHKKRKIIRKRAVGDVLPKFVDWRKKGYVTRVRRQKFCNSCWAFAVNGAIEGQMFKKTGKLTPLSVQNLVDCTKTQGNDGCQWGDPYIAYEYVLNNGGLEAEATYPYEGKEGPCRYNPKNSKAEITGFVSLPESEDILMEAVATIGPISAAVDASFNRFSFYDGGIYHQPNCSNNTVNHAVLVVGYGTEGNETDGNKYWLIKNSWGRRWGIGGYMKIIRDQNNHCGIATYAHYPIV